From the genome of Ziziphus jujuba cultivar Dongzao chromosome 6, ASM3175591v1, one region includes:
- the LOC107430886 gene encoding AMP deaminase isoform X3, translating into MDAYSLHLAMAALVGASFVAVSAYYMHRKTLTQLLEFAKTVERERDDINKNNSDGADTPQHLKKRRSYARRKGNEYYRRGSASLPDVTVISGGIDGDERRNGQVVLDGIPPGLPRLHTLPEGKSSGYAGSTKRTGNLIRPTSPKSPVASASAFESVEGSDDEDNMTDIAKLDTTYLHTNGNAGPECKIVYENLPNHVNTNAEQMPIPASSMIRSHSVSGDLHGTQPDPIAADILRKEPEQETFARLRITPIEVPSPDEVESYEFLQECLEMRKKYVFTEAVAPWEKEVISDPSTPKPNPEPFFYTPEGKSDHYFEMEDGVIHVYANKDAKEELFPVADATTFFTDLHYILRVIAAGNIRTLCHHRLNLLEQKFNLHLMLNADREFLAQKSAPHRDFYNVRKVDTHVHHSACMNQKHLLRFIKSKLRKEPDEVVIFRDGTYLTLKEVFESLDLTGYDLNVDLLDVHADKSTFHRFDKFNLKYNPCGQSRLREIFLKQDNLIQGRFLAELTKQVFSDLSASKYQMAEYRISIYGRKQSEWDQLASWIVNNELYSENVVWLIQLPRLYNVYKEMGIVTSFQNILDNIFMPLFEVTVDPDSHPQLHLFLKQVVGLDLVDDESKPERRPTKHMPTPAQWTNVFNPAYSYYVYYCYANLYTLNKLRESKGMTTIKFRPHSGEAGDIDHLAATFLTCHNIAHGINLRKSPVLQYLYYLAQIGLAMSPLSNNSLFLDYHRNPFPIFFLRGLNVSLSTDDPLQIHLTKEPLVEEYSIAASLFLYRSGS; encoded by the exons atggaTGCATACTCGTTGCATTTGGCCATGGCGGCTCTGGTCGGAGCTTCGTTCGTGGCCGTATCGGCTTACTATATGCACCGCAAAACCCTAACTCAGCTGTTGGAGTTCGCCAAGACTGTGGAGCGGGAGAGGGATGACATCAACAAGAACAACTCCGATGGAGCCGACACGCCGCAGCATTTGAAGAAGCGCCGGAGTTATGCTCGGAGAAAAGGGAATGAGTATTACCGCCGTGGTTCGGCTTCGTTGCCGGACGTCACCGTGATTTCCGGAGGGATTGACGGCGATGAGAGGCGGAACGGTCAGGTTGTTTTGGATGGTATTCCGCCTGGGTTGCCGAGGCTTCATACGCTTCCCGAAG GAAAATCTTCTGGGTATGCAGGTTCAACCAAGAGAACCGGTAACCTTATCAGACCAACTTCTCCCAAGTCTCCTGTTGCAAGTGCTAGTGCCTTTGAAAGTGTAGAAGGGTCTGATGACGAAGATAATATGACTGATATTGCTAAACTAGACACTACATATCTGCATACTAATGGAAATGCT GGACCTGAGTGTAAAATCGTATATGAGAATTTACCCAACCATGTTAATACCAATGCAGAGCAAATGCCTATACCTGCTTCAAGTATGATTCGATCCCATAGTGTATCTGGTGACCTGCATGGCACTCAACCTGACCCAATTGCAGCTGATATTCTGAGGAAAGAGCCAGAGCAAGAAACTTTTGCTCGGCTCAGAATTACTCCTATTG AGGTTCCATCACCTGATGAAGTGGAGTCCTATGAGTTTCTTCAAGAATGCCTTGAAATGaggaaaaaatatgtatttacaGAAGCAGTTGCCCCATGGGAAAAAGAAGTTATATCTGACCCCAGCACCCCAAAGCCTAATCCAGAGCCCTTTTTCTATACTCCAGAGGGGAAGTCTGAT CATTATTTTGAGATGGAAGATGGTGTCATTCATGTTTATGCAAATAAAGATG CAAAGGAAGAGCTTTTCCCTGTTGCCGATGCCACAACTTTCTTCACTGATCTGCATTACATACTTCGAGTTATAGCAGCTGGGAATATCAGAACTTTATGCCATCATCGATTGAATCTTCTGGAACAA AAATTCAATCTTCACTTGATGCTTAATGCGGATAGGGAATTTCTGGCTCAAAAAAGTGCTCCACACCGTGATTTTTATAATGTCAGGAAAGTTGATACACATGTTCATCACTCAGCATGCATGAACCAGAAACATCTGTTACGGTTTATAAAGTCAAAGTTAAGGAAAGAGCCTGATGAG GTGGTGATATTTCGTGATGGGACATACTTGACCTTGAAAGAAGTTTTTGAGAGCTTGGATTTGACTGG GTATGACCTGAATGTTGACCTATTGGATGTTCATGCAGACAAGAGCACGTTTCATcgatttgataaatttaatctGAAGTACAATCCCTGTGGTCAAAGTAGGCTCAGGGAGATTTTCCTTAAGCAGGATAATCTGATCCAAG GTCGTTTCCTTGCTGAGCTGACAAAGCAAGTTTTCTCTGATCTTTCTGCAAGCAAATATCAG ATGGCTGAATATAGAATATCAATATATGGTAGGAAGCAAAGTGAGTGGGACCAACTGGCTAGCTGGATAGTCAACAACGAGCTGTACAGTGAGAATGTTGTATGGTTGATTCAG CTTCCACGGTTATACAATGTGTACAAGGAAATGGGGATAGTAACATCCTTTCAGAACATTCTTGACAATATCTTTATGCCACTTTTTGAGGTTACTGTGGACCCAGATTCACATCCTCAACTGCATCTGTTCCTGAAACAG GTTGTTGGGTTGGATTTGGTGGATGATGAAAGCAAGCCTGAGAGACGCCCCACAAAACACATGCCTACTCCAGCACAGTGGACCAACGTGTTCAATCCTGCTTATTCATATTATGTGTACTACTGTTATGCTAACCTCTACACCTTAAACAAG CTTCGTGAATCAAAGGGAATGACAACTATCAAATTCCGTCCTCATTCGGGGGAG GCTGGTGACATAGACCATCTTGCGGCAACTTTTCTTACGTGTCATAATATTGCACATGGAATCAATTTGAGAAAATCTCCTGTTCTTCAATACCTGTATTATCTTGCACAG ATTGGCCTGGCCATGTCTCCACTGAGCAATAATTCCTTATTTTTAGACTACCATCGGAATCCTTTCCCTATTTTTTTCTTACGAGGTCTTAATGTTTCTCTTTCTACTGATGATCCTCTCCAAATCCACTTGACAAAAGAACCTCTGGTGGAAGAATATAGCATAGCTGCTTCT CTCTTCCTGTATAGGTCTGGAAGTTGA
- the LOC107430886 gene encoding AMP deaminase isoform X1: MDAYSLHLAMAALVGASFVAVSAYYMHRKTLTQLLEFAKTVERERDDINKNNSDGADTPQHLKKRRSYARRKGNEYYRRGSASLPDVTVISGGIDGDERRNGQVVLDGIPPGLPRLHTLPEGKSSGYAGSTKRTGNLIRPTSPKSPVASASAFESVEGSDDEDNMTDIAKLDTTYLHTNGNAGPECKIVYENLPNHVNTNAEQMPIPASSMIRSHSVSGDLHGTQPDPIAADILRKEPEQETFARLRITPIEVPSPDEVESYEFLQECLEMRKKYVFTEAVAPWEKEVISDPSTPKPNPEPFFYTPEGKSDHYFEMEDGVIHVYANKDAKEELFPVADATTFFTDLHYILRVIAAGNIRTLCHHRLNLLEQKFNLHLMLNADREFLAQKSAPHRDFYNVRKVDTHVHHSACMNQKHLLRFIKSKLRKEPDEVVIFRDGTYLTLKEVFESLDLTGYDLNVDLLDVHADKSTFHRFDKFNLKYNPCGQSRLREIFLKQDNLIQGRFLAELTKQVFSDLSASKYQMAEYRISIYGRKQSEWDQLASWIVNNELYSENVVWLIQLPRLYNVYKEMGIVTSFQNILDNIFMPLFEVTVDPDSHPQLHLFLKQVVGLDLVDDESKPERRPTKHMPTPAQWTNVFNPAYSYYVYYCYANLYTLNKLRESKGMTTIKFRPHSGEAGDIDHLAATFLTCHNIAHGINLRKSPVLQYLYYLAQIGLAMSPLSNNSLFLDYHRNPFPIFFLRGLNVSLSTDDPLQIHLTKEPLVEEYSIAASVWKLSSCDLCEIARNSVYQSGFSHALKSHWIGKEYYKRGPDGNDIRKTNVPHIRLEFRDTIWREEMQQVYRGKSVIPEEVDK; this comes from the exons atggaTGCATACTCGTTGCATTTGGCCATGGCGGCTCTGGTCGGAGCTTCGTTCGTGGCCGTATCGGCTTACTATATGCACCGCAAAACCCTAACTCAGCTGTTGGAGTTCGCCAAGACTGTGGAGCGGGAGAGGGATGACATCAACAAGAACAACTCCGATGGAGCCGACACGCCGCAGCATTTGAAGAAGCGCCGGAGTTATGCTCGGAGAAAAGGGAATGAGTATTACCGCCGTGGTTCGGCTTCGTTGCCGGACGTCACCGTGATTTCCGGAGGGATTGACGGCGATGAGAGGCGGAACGGTCAGGTTGTTTTGGATGGTATTCCGCCTGGGTTGCCGAGGCTTCATACGCTTCCCGAAG GAAAATCTTCTGGGTATGCAGGTTCAACCAAGAGAACCGGTAACCTTATCAGACCAACTTCTCCCAAGTCTCCTGTTGCAAGTGCTAGTGCCTTTGAAAGTGTAGAAGGGTCTGATGACGAAGATAATATGACTGATATTGCTAAACTAGACACTACATATCTGCATACTAATGGAAATGCT GGACCTGAGTGTAAAATCGTATATGAGAATTTACCCAACCATGTTAATACCAATGCAGAGCAAATGCCTATACCTGCTTCAAGTATGATTCGATCCCATAGTGTATCTGGTGACCTGCATGGCACTCAACCTGACCCAATTGCAGCTGATATTCTGAGGAAAGAGCCAGAGCAAGAAACTTTTGCTCGGCTCAGAATTACTCCTATTG AGGTTCCATCACCTGATGAAGTGGAGTCCTATGAGTTTCTTCAAGAATGCCTTGAAATGaggaaaaaatatgtatttacaGAAGCAGTTGCCCCATGGGAAAAAGAAGTTATATCTGACCCCAGCACCCCAAAGCCTAATCCAGAGCCCTTTTTCTATACTCCAGAGGGGAAGTCTGAT CATTATTTTGAGATGGAAGATGGTGTCATTCATGTTTATGCAAATAAAGATG CAAAGGAAGAGCTTTTCCCTGTTGCCGATGCCACAACTTTCTTCACTGATCTGCATTACATACTTCGAGTTATAGCAGCTGGGAATATCAGAACTTTATGCCATCATCGATTGAATCTTCTGGAACAA AAATTCAATCTTCACTTGATGCTTAATGCGGATAGGGAATTTCTGGCTCAAAAAAGTGCTCCACACCGTGATTTTTATAATGTCAGGAAAGTTGATACACATGTTCATCACTCAGCATGCATGAACCAGAAACATCTGTTACGGTTTATAAAGTCAAAGTTAAGGAAAGAGCCTGATGAG GTGGTGATATTTCGTGATGGGACATACTTGACCTTGAAAGAAGTTTTTGAGAGCTTGGATTTGACTGG GTATGACCTGAATGTTGACCTATTGGATGTTCATGCAGACAAGAGCACGTTTCATcgatttgataaatttaatctGAAGTACAATCCCTGTGGTCAAAGTAGGCTCAGGGAGATTTTCCTTAAGCAGGATAATCTGATCCAAG GTCGTTTCCTTGCTGAGCTGACAAAGCAAGTTTTCTCTGATCTTTCTGCAAGCAAATATCAG ATGGCTGAATATAGAATATCAATATATGGTAGGAAGCAAAGTGAGTGGGACCAACTGGCTAGCTGGATAGTCAACAACGAGCTGTACAGTGAGAATGTTGTATGGTTGATTCAG CTTCCACGGTTATACAATGTGTACAAGGAAATGGGGATAGTAACATCCTTTCAGAACATTCTTGACAATATCTTTATGCCACTTTTTGAGGTTACTGTGGACCCAGATTCACATCCTCAACTGCATCTGTTCCTGAAACAG GTTGTTGGGTTGGATTTGGTGGATGATGAAAGCAAGCCTGAGAGACGCCCCACAAAACACATGCCTACTCCAGCACAGTGGACCAACGTGTTCAATCCTGCTTATTCATATTATGTGTACTACTGTTATGCTAACCTCTACACCTTAAACAAG CTTCGTGAATCAAAGGGAATGACAACTATCAAATTCCGTCCTCATTCGGGGGAG GCTGGTGACATAGACCATCTTGCGGCAACTTTTCTTACGTGTCATAATATTGCACATGGAATCAATTTGAGAAAATCTCCTGTTCTTCAATACCTGTATTATCTTGCACAG ATTGGCCTGGCCATGTCTCCACTGAGCAATAATTCCTTATTTTTAGACTACCATCGGAATCCTTTCCCTATTTTTTTCTTACGAGGTCTTAATGTTTCTCTTTCTACTGATGATCCTCTCCAAATCCACTTGACAAAAGAACCTCTGGTGGAAGAATATAGCATAGCTGCTTCT GTCTGGAAGTTGAGTTCATGTGATCTATGTGAGATTGCCCGTAATTCAGTCTACCAGTCAGGTTTTTCACATGCCCTCAAG TCGCACTGGATTGGGAAAGAGTACTACAAGAGAGGACCAGATGGAAATGATATCCGCAAAACTAATGTGCCTCACATCCGATTGGAATTTCGTGATACG ATATGGAGAGAGGAGATGCAACAAGTTTATCGGGGCAAGTCTGTTATTCCAGAAGAAGTTGACAAGTGA
- the LOC107430886 gene encoding AMP deaminase isoform X2: MDAYSLHLAMAALVGASFVAVSAYYMHRKTLTQLLEFAKTVERERDDINKNNSDGADTPQHLKKRRSYARRKGNEYYRRGSASLPDVTVISGGIDGDERRNGQVVLDGIPPGLPRLHTLPEGSTKRTGNLIRPTSPKSPVASASAFESVEGSDDEDNMTDIAKLDTTYLHTNGNAGPECKIVYENLPNHVNTNAEQMPIPASSMIRSHSVSGDLHGTQPDPIAADILRKEPEQETFARLRITPIEVPSPDEVESYEFLQECLEMRKKYVFTEAVAPWEKEVISDPSTPKPNPEPFFYTPEGKSDHYFEMEDGVIHVYANKDAKEELFPVADATTFFTDLHYILRVIAAGNIRTLCHHRLNLLEQKFNLHLMLNADREFLAQKSAPHRDFYNVRKVDTHVHHSACMNQKHLLRFIKSKLRKEPDEVVIFRDGTYLTLKEVFESLDLTGYDLNVDLLDVHADKSTFHRFDKFNLKYNPCGQSRLREIFLKQDNLIQGRFLAELTKQVFSDLSASKYQMAEYRISIYGRKQSEWDQLASWIVNNELYSENVVWLIQLPRLYNVYKEMGIVTSFQNILDNIFMPLFEVTVDPDSHPQLHLFLKQVVGLDLVDDESKPERRPTKHMPTPAQWTNVFNPAYSYYVYYCYANLYTLNKLRESKGMTTIKFRPHSGEAGDIDHLAATFLTCHNIAHGINLRKSPVLQYLYYLAQIGLAMSPLSNNSLFLDYHRNPFPIFFLRGLNVSLSTDDPLQIHLTKEPLVEEYSIAASVWKLSSCDLCEIARNSVYQSGFSHALKSHWIGKEYYKRGPDGNDIRKTNVPHIRLEFRDTIWREEMQQVYRGKSVIPEEVDK, translated from the exons atggaTGCATACTCGTTGCATTTGGCCATGGCGGCTCTGGTCGGAGCTTCGTTCGTGGCCGTATCGGCTTACTATATGCACCGCAAAACCCTAACTCAGCTGTTGGAGTTCGCCAAGACTGTGGAGCGGGAGAGGGATGACATCAACAAGAACAACTCCGATGGAGCCGACACGCCGCAGCATTTGAAGAAGCGCCGGAGTTATGCTCGGAGAAAAGGGAATGAGTATTACCGCCGTGGTTCGGCTTCGTTGCCGGACGTCACCGTGATTTCCGGAGGGATTGACGGCGATGAGAGGCGGAACGGTCAGGTTGTTTTGGATGGTATTCCGCCTGGGTTGCCGAGGCTTCATACGCTTCCCGAAG GTTCAACCAAGAGAACCGGTAACCTTATCAGACCAACTTCTCCCAAGTCTCCTGTTGCAAGTGCTAGTGCCTTTGAAAGTGTAGAAGGGTCTGATGACGAAGATAATATGACTGATATTGCTAAACTAGACACTACATATCTGCATACTAATGGAAATGCT GGACCTGAGTGTAAAATCGTATATGAGAATTTACCCAACCATGTTAATACCAATGCAGAGCAAATGCCTATACCTGCTTCAAGTATGATTCGATCCCATAGTGTATCTGGTGACCTGCATGGCACTCAACCTGACCCAATTGCAGCTGATATTCTGAGGAAAGAGCCAGAGCAAGAAACTTTTGCTCGGCTCAGAATTACTCCTATTG AGGTTCCATCACCTGATGAAGTGGAGTCCTATGAGTTTCTTCAAGAATGCCTTGAAATGaggaaaaaatatgtatttacaGAAGCAGTTGCCCCATGGGAAAAAGAAGTTATATCTGACCCCAGCACCCCAAAGCCTAATCCAGAGCCCTTTTTCTATACTCCAGAGGGGAAGTCTGAT CATTATTTTGAGATGGAAGATGGTGTCATTCATGTTTATGCAAATAAAGATG CAAAGGAAGAGCTTTTCCCTGTTGCCGATGCCACAACTTTCTTCACTGATCTGCATTACATACTTCGAGTTATAGCAGCTGGGAATATCAGAACTTTATGCCATCATCGATTGAATCTTCTGGAACAA AAATTCAATCTTCACTTGATGCTTAATGCGGATAGGGAATTTCTGGCTCAAAAAAGTGCTCCACACCGTGATTTTTATAATGTCAGGAAAGTTGATACACATGTTCATCACTCAGCATGCATGAACCAGAAACATCTGTTACGGTTTATAAAGTCAAAGTTAAGGAAAGAGCCTGATGAG GTGGTGATATTTCGTGATGGGACATACTTGACCTTGAAAGAAGTTTTTGAGAGCTTGGATTTGACTGG GTATGACCTGAATGTTGACCTATTGGATGTTCATGCAGACAAGAGCACGTTTCATcgatttgataaatttaatctGAAGTACAATCCCTGTGGTCAAAGTAGGCTCAGGGAGATTTTCCTTAAGCAGGATAATCTGATCCAAG GTCGTTTCCTTGCTGAGCTGACAAAGCAAGTTTTCTCTGATCTTTCTGCAAGCAAATATCAG ATGGCTGAATATAGAATATCAATATATGGTAGGAAGCAAAGTGAGTGGGACCAACTGGCTAGCTGGATAGTCAACAACGAGCTGTACAGTGAGAATGTTGTATGGTTGATTCAG CTTCCACGGTTATACAATGTGTACAAGGAAATGGGGATAGTAACATCCTTTCAGAACATTCTTGACAATATCTTTATGCCACTTTTTGAGGTTACTGTGGACCCAGATTCACATCCTCAACTGCATCTGTTCCTGAAACAG GTTGTTGGGTTGGATTTGGTGGATGATGAAAGCAAGCCTGAGAGACGCCCCACAAAACACATGCCTACTCCAGCACAGTGGACCAACGTGTTCAATCCTGCTTATTCATATTATGTGTACTACTGTTATGCTAACCTCTACACCTTAAACAAG CTTCGTGAATCAAAGGGAATGACAACTATCAAATTCCGTCCTCATTCGGGGGAG GCTGGTGACATAGACCATCTTGCGGCAACTTTTCTTACGTGTCATAATATTGCACATGGAATCAATTTGAGAAAATCTCCTGTTCTTCAATACCTGTATTATCTTGCACAG ATTGGCCTGGCCATGTCTCCACTGAGCAATAATTCCTTATTTTTAGACTACCATCGGAATCCTTTCCCTATTTTTTTCTTACGAGGTCTTAATGTTTCTCTTTCTACTGATGATCCTCTCCAAATCCACTTGACAAAAGAACCTCTGGTGGAAGAATATAGCATAGCTGCTTCT GTCTGGAAGTTGAGTTCATGTGATCTATGTGAGATTGCCCGTAATTCAGTCTACCAGTCAGGTTTTTCACATGCCCTCAAG TCGCACTGGATTGGGAAAGAGTACTACAAGAGAGGACCAGATGGAAATGATATCCGCAAAACTAATGTGCCTCACATCCGATTGGAATTTCGTGATACG ATATGGAGAGAGGAGATGCAACAAGTTTATCGGGGCAAGTCTGTTATTCCAGAAGAAGTTGACAAGTGA
- the LOC107430887 gene encoding protein SCO1 homolog 1, mitochondrial has translation MASIVSRNTNSLRSLRFNTLTRCRSLSPLPSPPLADGLQHRPPLSLLQSLLPKALGTLSLVTYQRCLFSTSTSASVNQGNETSKTAGEANSGKEDKSGESNQSSESGKPVRGGPVSWLSFLLLVVTGAGIILYYDKEKRRHIEDIYSASKEVKQGPGVGKAAIGGPFKLINHDGKNVTEKDFLGKWTVIYFGFTHCPDICPDELQKLAAAVDKIKQKSGIEIVPVFISVDPERDTVEQVHEYVKEFHPKLIGLTGSSDEIRNVARAYRVYYMKTAEEDSDYLVDHSIVMYLMGPDMQFVKYFGKNNDIESLADGIIKEIKNYKK, from the exons ATGGCGAGCATCGTCTCCAGGAACACCAATTCTCTTCGCTCTCTACGCTTTAACACTCTCACCCGATGTCGGTCGCTGTCGCCATTGCCGTCGCCACCGCTTGCCGACGGTCTCCAACATCGTCCACCTCTTTCGCTACTTCAATCG TTATTACCCAAAGCGCTTGGAACGCTGTCCTTAGTCACGTATCAGAGATGTCTATTTTCGACCTCTACTTCAGCAAGTGTAAACCAAGGAAATGAAACATCAAAAACAGCCGGAGAAGCCAATTCTGGTAAAGAGGACAAGTCTGGGGAATCAAATCAGAGCAGTGAATCTGGGAAACCAGTCCGTGGAGGG CCTGTTTCGTGGTTGAGTTTTCTTTTGCTGGTAGTTACTGGAGCTGGAATTATCCTCTACTATGACAAGGAAAAGAGACGACATATTGAAG ATATATATAGTGCTTCAAAGGAAGTAAAACAAGGACCTGGTGTGGGAAAAGCTGCCATTGGAGGCCCGTTTAAGCTTATCAACCATGATGGGAAGAATGTAACCGAAAAAGATTTCTTGGGGAAATGGACAGTAATTTACTTTGGTTTCACACATTGCCCTGATATCTGCCCGGATGAGCTACAAAAGTTAGCTGCTGCAGTGGATAAAATAA AGCAGAAGTCAGGGATTGAGATTGTACCTGTGTTTATCTCTGTTGATCCTGAGAGAGATACTGTTGAACAAGTTCATGAATATGTCAAAG AGTTTCACCCAAAGTTGATTGGGTTAACTGGTAGCTCGGATGAGATACGGAATGTTGCTCGTGCATATCGTGTGTACTATATGAAGACAGCAGAGGAAGATTCTGATTATCTTGTGGATCATTCCATAGTCAT GTACTTGATGGGTCCCGACATgcaatttgtaaaatattttggcAAGAACAATGATATTGAGTCGCTTGCGGATGGTATAATCAAAGAGATAAAGAACTACAAAAAGTAG
- the LOC107430880 gene encoding UPF0426 protein At1g28150, chloroplastic codes for MSVFVFSCSSCSLLKPKNLISSPLTSRNQLRNSSPSRVPLWNNHNNNNNSYSVKAFFFNPTEDPVVQEALKEPVAFMGGMFAGLLRLDLNDDPLKEWVSRTVEASGMTEEEIEAQGFKTEEEAPEQIEIE; via the exons ATGTCAGTCTTCGTTTTCAGTTGTTCGTCATGCTCTTTG tTGAAACCGAAGAACCTTATCTCAAGCCCATTAACATCAAGAAATCAGCTGAGGAACAGCAGCCCCAGTAGAGTGCCTCTGtggaataatcataataataataataatagttacagTGTGAAAGCGTTTTTCTTCAATCCTACTGAGGACCCCGTTGTCCAGGAAGCTCTTAAG GAGCCGGTTGCTTTCATGGGTGGGATGTTTGCTGGTCTTTTACGACTTGATCTGAATGACGATCCACTCAAGGAATGGGTTTCTAGGACTGTGGAAGCCTCTGGAATGacagaagaagaaattgaagctCAAGGGTTTAAAACAGAAGAGGAAGCTCCAGAACAGATTGAGATTGAATGA